Genomic DNA from Triticum dicoccoides isolate Atlit2015 ecotype Zavitan chromosome 4B, WEW_v2.0, whole genome shotgun sequence:
ATGTCATTTTTCTTGGCCCACTTAATCATTCTCCTTACAAACTTTTGCTTGGGATGGGATGTGACCAGGAAGATGCCCTCTTTATTTCGCCGAGTGACCCTCAAGACATCAATTTTTTTGGTTCGGTGGTGTTCTTGAGATgccaatggctggagatgctcttaatgtTAATGTGCCACCTACTCTTGTTTTTCTTCTCTCAGGAACACGTACATCTAAAGACGGCTTTGCATTTCTTTACAAGAAAACCCAAAGATGGAATGTTTAAGCACGTAGGATTAATGTGACAATGCACGATCTTTGTGCGCATGCATGAATTGAGGCAATCCAGAGAGATATAaaatggcaggaggaagaagaagacggcaACATCGATCGTCCCTGTGAGCATTTGCTCTTGCGCTTCTTGACACTCCAATttgccagaaagaagcaaacatccATATTTGGTAGCAATGGCAGCGTCGAGGTGCAGCACCGCCTTCGTCTTGCTCGTCGTGgtcacggtggcggcggcggcggcggcggcgctgctgcagccggcggaggcggcagcggcggcacgccgcgccgaCGCCCACGTGCTCTGGTACCCGGGAACAAGGCAGCGTAGCCCCAGCGGCTTCAGGGGTTTCCCTCGCTCCAGGCTGTCGCCACCGTCCGCGGGCAGGCTAACGCCGCCGTCGCCCAGCGGCAGGCCGATGACGCCGCCGCCGTCCCAGGCGCAGGCGCCGCCGGCGCCCATCTCGCCCCCGTGCACCGCCGCGAACCCGCAGCCCGGCTTCCCTGGCATGCCGGTGGGCGGCACCGGCGGCTTCGGAGGGgcgtcgccctcgccgccgtcggcgccgacggacTGCGTGACGCCGCTGGCGGGGCTGATGACGTGCGCGTCGTTCCTGACGGGGAGCGAGGCGGAGACGCCGACCCCGCAGAGCGAGTGCTGTGGCGGGCTGGGCATGTTCCTCAAcagctcggcggcggcggacgaccgGTCGCTGCGTTGCCTGTGCCCGGTGATCCTCGGCGACGTGAACCGCATGCTCCCCAAGCCCATCGACCCCGTCCGCATGATGTACCTCCCCATCGCCTGCGGCGTCGTCCTCCCGCCTCAAGTCCTCTTCATCTGCTTCAGTACGCCAACGccattaatctctctctctctctcgctctctctttcTCACTCATGATGGATGCTTGATGATGATCTTGGAATCTATGCAGCTGGGCAGCCGACGCCGCCGGTGGTGAACCGGATTCCTGACTCCTGGAAGACCTCGTCTTCTTCAGGTCAACTACTCACTCACTAGCACAGTATACAGTACTACTTCTGAAAGTGAAAAAAATCCATACTGCTCTTGCATGGTTAAGCTCGATTGCTTTCAGCTGAATTCTGATGTCTCCATCTGCTGTGCAGCATTGTCGCCTTGAGCTGGTGCCGACGATCGGATTTGGTTACTGCTCATCACGCAGGCACAGTTTATCCCGGGACGTATCTGTCAAGTTTAATTATTAAGATTACAAAAAAAACGTGAGAAACTAGCTGGTTACTACCAACTTTGCAGCCATGAGAGTGGTCAACGCATCATGGGCCAATTGTGGTGTAGTATTACTGatcgatgtaatagctagcatgttttcctttttcttattgAGAATGTAAACAAAAATACAAGAGCAGATTGCATCTAAGGGAGTATTGTTTCCCACTATTACATGGGTTTTCTGTCTGATGATCCTATAATGCCCATCTAGCCCTGGCTTGTGTTCAGTAACTTAGTCTTCCATATTGGTGTGACGATGAATGTCTTTTCATGATGTTTCTGTCTAGTCAAAGAGCTTTGACCATGTACAGGACATTTGCCAGACAATTTTGTCCTCGTCTTCATATGTCACTTGTATGTGGGATCCACCCGAGTAAAAACAGAAACAAAACTCCCCTCTCTCTATCACTTACACGGGGAACCATGCTTAATAAAAGAGGAAAACAGAACTCACCCTTCCCACACTTTTACAGGTGGGGCCCacctaaaaagcaaaagaaaaaaaacaaatttggTAATTCTCACCTAGGTGAGATTTTTTTTAGAAGAAGAGGGCCCAGCCCCGATTCCATTGCAAAGCAAAGAAATCACACCAGTACAGTACATCATAGGACGACAGCGCAGAAACTACAGAAGTAAACACTACCGCAAACTATAGCAAAAGGAAAAATACTAGAGCCAGCTATTACAAGGAAGACGGCCAAAATGAAGGCAAATAAAACTAGCCACCTCCCCTGTCTAACTCCAGAGCCACAGGCTCAACATCAACTAAGACAAACAGTATCTAGATCCTCAGCCTGGATCCGGCCACATCAGCGGTAATGGAGCTTTGCTCGGAGACTCCAGCTCCCGCACCATGTTCTGGATTTGCTTCTTAACAGGGTCTACAGACAGCGGTTCCCACCGTGCAGCGTACGAGGCCGTCTTGCGCCACAACACCTGAATGTTAAGCCATTTGGCACGGTTAAAAAATAAGTCATTCCTGGTATTCCAGATGGCCCAGAGTCCGGCTGAATGCACAACATTTGTGGCACTCAAATTACCCCCTCTAAGCCAACAGTCTGACAAGGATAGCATGTTGACTACTCTACTGTAGCCAGTGATCCTAGATAGGTTTCTCCAGAATTCAATCATAACATCACATCCAAAAATAAATGGTGGCAAGATTCATGACACGAACAAAAAGCACAAGATAAGTCAGATACATTCTGTCTTTTAACTAGGTTATCTCTGGTCAGAATCTTGTTATTAACCAACAGCCAAAGAAAAATATGAATCCTGGCAGGGATCTTGATATTCCACACAGTAGGAGTGTTTTTGGGAAGCACACTCCTAAAATTAACTACATTATATAAAGATTTTACAGAGTAAACCCCACTGGGATTAAGGTCCCAAATAAGCGAGTCCTCATCCAAAGTAAAAAACAATGGATTTAGCAATCTCTACTAGCTCAAACCACAAAGAGATAAGCTCACTAGAAAAACATCTTCTAAAAGTAATCTTAAGGTTAGAGCCATCCCAAACTTGGTCTAAGGTGCAATCGTGCTCATTGACAATGTTATATAAGTCCTAGTATAGAGTAGCTAGAGGGGCCGACCCAAACCAGTGGTCCTCCCAAAATCTGACTTTCTTACCATTGCCAACATTCCAAGAGTAACCAAACTTAGTAGCTTGGGCAGCCCAGAGAACCCCTTTCCAGAAAGGTGAAGCACCAGCAGAAGGGCAAGTAAAGATGTTAGGGGACTGGGTGTCATATTTAGCATCTATTATGCTTTTCCAGATCTTACCCTCATCTCTACTATATCTACTGACCCAAGAAGCAAGCAAACATAAGTTCATATCTGAGAGATCAGTAATCCCTAGCCCACCATACATCTTTTTCATAGAAAGAGTCCCCCAACTAGCAAGGTGGTATTTGTGACGACCTTCATAGTCATCCCAAAAACAATGTGCCAGTTGAGAGTTAATAAGCTTAACAGCCCACTTGGAGAATTTAATATACCCCATAAGATAAGAAGGGATGCTGGCTAGGCAAGCTTGCACCAGTATCAACCTCTTACCAAAGGATAGCAGCCTCCCTCTCCAGCCAGCTACTCTTTTAATAATAGTGTCAACCAAAGGCTGGAGGTCCTCTCTTCTAATTTTAGAGTAGTGGAGGGGAGCACCCAGATATTTAATGGGGAAGGAACTTAGCTTACAACCCAAAGACTGAGCAAAACTAATAGCCTCATCCCTATCAATATTAATAGGAACCAGATCACATTTATGAAAGTTGATCCTCATACCAGAAAGTTGCTCAAAACAAGAAAGGAGCCACTTTAAATTCCCAGCATGCTCTAAATTCTTATCTAAAAACAGGAGGGTATCATCAGCATATCGCATACTTATGACCCCAGCTGGGTTAGAAGGAGGAAAAACCCCAGCAATCATGTTCTGATTAGCAACTTTGGCTAGTATTCTAGTGAACACATCAACAACAAGATTGAAAAGCAAGGGTGAGACAGG
This window encodes:
- the LOC119295480 gene encoding leucine-rich repeat extensin-like protein 5, yielding MAASRCSTAFVLLVVVTVAAAAAAALLQPAEAAAAARRADAHVLWYPGTRQRSPSGFRGFPRSRLSPPSAGRLTPPSPSGRPMTPPPSQAQAPPAPISPPCTAANPQPGFPGMPVGGTGGFGGASPSPPSAPTDCVTPLAGLMTCASFLTGSEAETPTPQSECCGGLGMFLNSSAAADDRSLRCLCPVILGDVNRMLPKPIDPVRMMYLPIACGVVLPPQVLFICFTGQPTPPVVNRIPDSWKTSSSSALSP